The genome window GCTATATTAGACATACGGTTTATTTTAAAAGTTCTATTCGCCGATTTTTCTAGGCAAAAACCTTCTAAATACCAGGCTTTATCCTTAAACAATAATTTTTCTGCAAGAATTCGCCGTAAGCTCTTTTCCCCATTCGAATTGATATAGTGAAAAGAGAGGACATGACGCTCTAGAATGGCTTGTCTAAAAAGAGAGAAGTATTCCTTTCTTTTTGTATCACTGCCCCATGCTGAAAAATCTACCTCAATCCACTTAGTTTCGCTTTTTTGAAATAGATGACTTAGTTTCGCTAAAATATCGCTTGTATCTGGATAATTAGTGGCAGATAGACTTTGCAGGGAAAATAGTATTTCATCCTGCTCTTTGTCTAAAAGGAGTGATTTGTTGAGTACAAACTGATCCATCAAGGTAATTCCGCCTCCTTTACCTTGCATTGTATAAATAGGAATGCCAGACTCCGTAAGGACTTCAATATCGCGGTATATAGTTCGCACAGAAACTTCAAGTTTATCGGCTAGTTCGTTAGCCGTGATCATTTTTCTTTCTAGCAAAATATAGATAATTTGAAACAGTCTACTTATTTTCATGGAAAGCCTCCTTATTTGAGGAATATAAGAGAAACAGAAGAACTGTCCCTCTGTCACCATTTTAATGGTGGTTTATCTAATTGAGCTTCTATTCCTAATTCTTCGGCTGCTGTTAATAAAGGGAATTTACCTTCTAGCGTTTATCCTATATATAACGGCTAGGTAGAATAAAATTATACTAAGTGTATCATCCAAAGAAAAGAGAAGCGAGAAGTGGTATCAAAATATGACATACTGTTGTCAGGTTAATTGGATTATACTAAAGAATAAGAATAATTTATTTAAAGAGGATGGTTTGATGGAAACTAGATGTGCCTGGGCAAATTCCAGTGATTTAATGCGAGAATATCATGATAAAGAGTGGTGTATTCCAAGTCATAATGATCGATATTTGTTTGAAATGCTTGTACTAGAGGGAGCACAAGCTGGATTGTCTTGGTCAATCATTTTAAAAAAGCGAGAAGCATACAAAAAGGCCTTTCATGATTTCGATTTAGAATACTGTGCAAACCTAACAGAAACAGAGTTGGAAAATATCCGAATTAATACAGAGGTTGTGAAACATCCGTTAAAGATTAAATCAGTTAAAAGCAATGCCTTAGCAATGATAGAAATACAGAAAGAATACGGAAGTTTTGCTGAATTTTTATGGTCTTATGTAGATGGAAAACCAATCATATCAAATTGGCAGTATGACAACGAAATACCAGCGCAAACTGACCTATCAAAGAAGGTCAGCAAAGATTTGAAAAAAAGAGGATTCAAGTTTGTTGGACCCGTCACGATCTATTCCTATCTACAAGCAATTGGAATAGTCAACGATCACATAACTAGCTGTGCTTTTCATAAAGAATAAAGGAAATCGAGGAAGTTCTCCTGTTTCTGAAAGTATTTCAAGCTTTTAAACAAACTGGATAGGGATCTTACAAAAAGTATATAGGGAAGCTTGACTAAACCAGCGCTTTTCTTTTAGGAAAAATATTCAGCAGAAAACAGAAGAATTGCCCCTCTACTTCCCATTTATGGTATAATAATGTTAATTAGATGAATGGAGGGTTGCTTTAAGATGTGGAATTCTATCTCGATTGTATACTTTATGTAACTAATTTTATAGTACTTAAAGGCTCTGCCTGTGTGTAGAGTAATCGGGATTAGTTTGCCTATTTTTAAAAGCAACCTTTCATTAACGTTATTTATAATGATGTGGTGTAAAAGGGGAGAATTATGCTCTCTTTTTATTAAAATGGAATAATATTTTCTTTAGAAACCCATTTTAGGCTTAGGGTTTACTTTAAATAAATACTATTCCTCTTTCTTATTCCGATTGCTTCACACACAGGTGACCACCTGTGTGTTTTTTTATGAACAGAATGGAGGAACAGGAATGGAAGGAAAACAAAAAGCGATAGTAGTAGGCGTTCATTATGATCAGAAAGAAGACTTTGCTAATTCAATGGAAGAGCTAATTCAATTGGCAGAAGCTTGTGATATAGAAGTAGTGGGAGAGATAACGCAGAAGTTGGATCGGGTTCATTCTGCACACTATATTGGGAAAGGGAAACTGCAGGAGTTAACTGCATTGCTTGCGGAGAAGGACGTACAGGCTGTTCTTTTCAATGATGAGCTGTCTCCTTCCCAAGTTCGTAATTTAGAGGAAGCAACAGATTGCCGAATCATTGACAGGACAGTATTGATTTTAGATATATTTGCTCAAAGAGCGAAGACAAAAGAAGCGATGCTCCAAGTTGAAATCGCAAAATTGCAATATATGCTGCCTCGATTAGCTGGTTTAGGAGAATCACTAGGTCGTCAGGGAGGAGGATCTGGCCTTATAAATAGAGGGTCAGGGGAAACGAAGCTTGAATTGGATCGAAGACGGATTGAAGACAGAATTAGTCGCTTGCATAAAGAATTAGATACGCTTGTGGTCCAACGTAAAAACCAGCGAAAGATGCGAAAAAAGAAAGAGTTGCCAAGTATTGCACTCGTTGGCTATACGAATGCTGGGAAGTCGACTTTAATGAATGTGCTGCTTGAAAAATATCATGCTGCAACAGAGAAAATGGTGTTTGAAAAGAATATGCTCTTCGCAACCCTTGAAACATCAGTGCGCAATATTACATTACCAAATAATAAATCCTTTTTATTAACAGATACAGTTGGGTTTATTAGTAAATTACCGCACCAATTAGTAAAAGCATTCAGGTCGACCTTGGAGGAAGTGGCGGAAGCTGATTTGCTTATTCATGTCGTTGACTACTCTAATCCAAATTATCAAGAGCAAATCAATGTGACTAATAAGACTTTAAAAGAACTTAACGCGGAAAATATCCCAGCTATCTATGCTTTTAATAAGATAGATTTAGCAGCAGGAGATACATCGATGGCAGGAACAGATGGAGTTTACCTTTCCGCTAAAAAGCAAATAGGAATAAATGAACTAGTGGAAGCTATTTCTAAAAATGTCTTTAAGCAGTATATTTCCTGTGAAATGACTATCCCGTATGATAAAGGGAATGTACTATCCTATTTGACGGAAAAGGCAAATATCCTTTCAACAGAATATAAGGAAGAAGGCATATTCCTATCCATCGAATGCAAAGAAGAAGACTATAATCGTTATCGAGAATATGTAATATAAAATACGCAGAGGGACGTTCTACGCTTCTATTTTGAAAAAGAAAGCGCAAGAGCCGTCCCTCTGCTCATTCTACATCCTGCAAGTACATAGAAAAATCTGC of Niallia circulans contains these proteins:
- the hflX gene encoding GTPase HflX, encoding MEGKQKAIVVGVHYDQKEDFANSMEELIQLAEACDIEVVGEITQKLDRVHSAHYIGKGKLQELTALLAEKDVQAVLFNDELSPSQVRNLEEATDCRIIDRTVLILDIFAQRAKTKEAMLQVEIAKLQYMLPRLAGLGESLGRQGGGSGLINRGSGETKLELDRRRIEDRISRLHKELDTLVVQRKNQRKMRKKKELPSIALVGYTNAGKSTLMNVLLEKYHAATEKMVFEKNMLFATLETSVRNITLPNNKSFLLTDTVGFISKLPHQLVKAFRSTLEEVAEADLLIHVVDYSNPNYQEQINVTNKTLKELNAENIPAIYAFNKIDLAAGDTSMAGTDGVYLSAKKQIGINELVEAISKNVFKQYISCEMTIPYDKGNVLSYLTEKANILSTEYKEEGIFLSIECKEEDYNRYREYVI
- a CDS encoding DNA-3-methyladenine glycosylase I, with amino-acid sequence METRCAWANSSDLMREYHDKEWCIPSHNDRYLFEMLVLEGAQAGLSWSIILKKREAYKKAFHDFDLEYCANLTETELENIRINTEVVKHPLKIKSVKSNALAMIEIQKEYGSFAEFLWSYVDGKPIISNWQYDNEIPAQTDLSKKVSKDLKKRGFKFVGPVTIYSYLQAIGIVNDHITSCAFHKE
- a CDS encoding helix-turn-helix transcriptional regulator → MVTEGQFFCFSYIPQIRRLSMKISRLFQIIYILLERKMITANELADKLEVSVRTIYRDIEVLTESGIPIYTMQGKGGGITLMDQFVLNKSLLLDKEQDEILFSLQSLSATNYPDTSDILAKLSHLFQKSETKWIEVDFSAWGSDTKRKEYFSLFRQAILERHVLSFHYINSNGEKSLRRILAEKLLFKDKAWYLEGFCLEKSANRTFKINRMSNIALTNEIYDNIKKTEELLLNDSLDGDYLEWADLVLKISSRASYRIYDEFEEKDISKEKDGYHIISTSHIKGEWLYSYLLSYGNYLEVIEPTDIRKEIKRRIQQMINQY